In one Diabrotica virgifera virgifera chromosome 5, PGI_DIABVI_V3a genomic region, the following are encoded:
- the LOC126885588 gene encoding uncharacterized protein LOC126885588 yields the protein MPKLRKYDKNKLIEAVKDVQNGTESYRTAEKKYGIPKSTIEFKLKHPEHKDTLGPSPILTCEEENTLVRWIQETASKGFPKKANDLKSSVQKFLTANPRPNNFKDNRPGDGWLKHRQHIPNDGDLFICHNCFNLQDSDSDANNSNQDSEDEDIDELFTQYKEAQKQL from the exons ATGCCTAAACTTAGAAAATACGATAAGAATAAACTTATAGAAGCTGTTAAGGATGTCCAAAATGGCACTGAATCGTATAGAACAGCTGAAAAAAAATATGGAATTCCGAAGTCCACTATAgaatttaaattaaaacatcCGGAACATAAAGATACACTTGGACCGTCTCCTATTTTAACTTGCGAGGAGGAGAATACTCTGGTTAG ATGGATACAAGAAACCGCTTCAAAAGGTTTCCCCAAAAAGGCTAACGATTTAAAAAGCAGCGTGCAAAAATTTTTAACCGCAAATCCTCGCCCCAATAACTTTAAAGATAATCGACCTGGAGATGGATGGTTAAAA CATAGACAGCACATACCTAACGATGGTGATCTATTTATATGTCACAACTGCTTCAATCTGCAGGATAGTGATTCCGATGCTAATAACAGTAACCAAGACAGTGAGGATGAAGATATTGACGAACTTTTCACTCAATACAAAGAAGCACAGAagcaattataa